From a single Anoplolepis gracilipes chromosome 3, ASM4749672v1, whole genome shotgun sequence genomic region:
- the LOC140664267 gene encoding sodium-coupled monocarboxylate transporter 1 has protein sequence MTSEGTSDDLGLANWAPEIPTVQEISQSMQNFGTSDYIVFTVMLVACGIVGIYYGFVKKSSGEDEYLVGGRNMKTFPVSLSLIASFISGISLLGTPTEVYVHGTSYLYIGFPVIIVGLVISVVFLPVFHDLKLTSTYEYLEKRFDKRIRLLGSVLFTIGIMTWLPIVIYVPALAFNQVTGVNVHIITPFVCIVCIFYTCVGGLKAVVWTDFIQTFIMFGSMLLIIIKGTADIGGFSLVIRRNLESGRIEFPSTDWSPLTRHTIWALTIGGFVHWTQICFINQNMIQRYLSLPTLQSARRALWGFVVGVLALIGICGYAGLLIFAWYHECDPLTTKLARAKDQLLPLLVMNVLGEFPGLPGLFVAGVFSAALSSLSTGLNSMAAVVLEDFAKPFIKTPFTRRGADIFMKLTVVILGAICVALVFVVEQAGLHVLQLSTSLGAITNGPSLGIFSMGILLPWINGKGALIGGLAGLGFMGWLGLSAEAAIASGQIKFDVKPVTTEGCTYSFPQVENLLLSVPPDSILNDTNGEEPLVLYRLSYLWYTMFGALISVSVGLIVTLITSQNVEKLDPMLVAPFLRKYLKTSGKNVTPEELQQVKITKSEKDEKTVSCGINEDDKLLKATST, from the exons ATGACCTCTGAGGGTACCTCGGACGATCTAGGTTTAGCCAATTGGGCACCAGAAATACCCACCGTACAGGAGATCAGCCAGTCGATGCAAAATTTCGGTACATCGGATTACATCGTGTTCACGGTGATGCTGGTCGCCTGCGGCATCGTCGGCATCTACTATGGCTTCGTGAAAAAGTCCTCAGGTGAGGACGAGTACCTGGTCGGCGGAAGGAACATGAAGACATTTCCGGTCAGCCTCAGTCTGATAGCGAGCTTTATATCGG GTATCTCGTTGTTGGGTACCCCGACAGAGGTTTATGTGCACGGTACGAGCTACCTTTACATCGGTTTCCCGGTCATCATCGTCGGTCTCGTCATATCTGTCGTATTCTTACCGGTCTTTCACGATCTCAAGCTTACCAGCACGTACGAATACCTTGAGAAGCGTTTCGACAAAAGGATCAGATTGCTAGGTTCCGTCCTCTTTACTATCGGTATT ATGACTTGGCTCCCGATTGTCATCTACGTGCCCGCACTGGCCTTCAATCAAG TTACGGGAGTGAATGTACACATAATCACGCCTTTTGTATGCATTGTCTGCATATTCTATACTTGCGTG gGCGGTCTCAAGGCAGTAGTGTGGACGGATTTCATTCAGACTTTCATCATGTTCGGCTccatgttattaattataattaagggCACAGCCGACATCGGTGGATTTTCTTTAGTGATTCGGAGAAATCTAGAATCCGGAAGAATCGAATTTCCCTC GACAGATTGGAGTCCTTTGACGAGGCACACGATTTGGGCGCTCACAATAGGCGGTTTCGTACACTGGACGCAAATCTGCTTTATCAATCAAAATATGATACAACGATACTTATCGCTCCCGACTTTGCAATCAGCTAGAAG AGCACTCTGGGGTTTTGTAGTCGGAGTTTTAGCTCTGATTGGCATATGTGGATACGCCGGTCTACTGATTTTCGCCTGGTATCACGAATGTGATCCACTTACGACCAAG CTGGCGCGTGCCAAGGATCAGTTGCTGCCACTGCTGGTCATGAACGTTTTAGGAGAATTTCCAGGACTGCCCGGTCTCTTCGTGGCTGGCGTGTTTAGTGCTGCACTCAG CTCGCTGTCGACCGGTTTAAACTCCATGGCGGCAGTAGTACTGGAGGATTTCGCCAAGCCCTTCATCAAGACCCCATTTACGCGTAGGGGCGCCGATATCTTCATGAAGCTTACGGTCGTCATTTTAGGTGCGATATGTGTCGCGCTCGTCTTCGTCGTCGAACAGGCGGGTCTTCATGTGCTGCAG TTATCCACAAGCCTGGGCGCCATCACAAATGGACCGTCTCTCGGCATTTTTAGCATGGGAATATTGTTACCATGGATTAACGGCAAg gGTGCTCTGATCGGAGGACTCGCAGGTCTGGGCTTTATGGGCTGGCTCGGTCTTTCCGCCGAAGCGGCCATCGCCAGTGGACAAATTAA GTTTGATGTAAAACCTGTCACCACGGAGGGATGCACTTACTCGTTCCCGCAGGTGGAAAATTTGCTGCTATCTGTACCGCCAGATTCTATTCTGAACGACACGAATGGAGA AGAACCATTGGTGCTATACCGGCTCAGTTATCTTTGGTACACCATGTTCGGTGCCTTAATAAGTGTAAGCGTCGGTCTCATAGTAACTCTCATTACTTCccaaaatgttgaaaaattagatCCGATGCTTGTGGCGCCATTTCTGAGAAAATACTTGAAGACTTCGGGTAAAAATGTCACGCCCGAAGAGCTTCAGCAAGTCAAg ATTACAAAATCTGAGAAGGATGAAAAGACGGTATCTTGCGGTATCAACgaagatgataaattattaaaagcgaCTTCGACATGA
- the LOC140664268 gene encoding protein I'm not dead yet-like translates to MATRSEDLYPEIAESGGKEGDRGKTGFGKLLLKFLAIYWRSFVVIIWPLILIPILTVETEKPLAMKCLYVVTLMAMFWVTEVLPLPVTGMIPVVLYPLMGIMSTNETCLCYMNDTTMMFLGSLVIAVVIENSGLHMRVALFIIKTIGCSHRRLTLGLFFVTMFISMWISNTAATAMMIPIMETVLVELEAQGLGNMFVQREGAAEEEGTETKRPTHSTMVYYLVAAYASSLGGIGTIVGSGTNLTLKGFLEKRFPDSPGINFASWMLYSVPPMLLMTFLTWLWLQVMYMGLFRPESKDARAIDIGQQGERVAAAVIEKKYKDLGPITWHESSVGILFILVVFLWFFRSPGFMPGWAAYITNLPVKDSTAALFVTILYFIIPSKLDFLHAFDKDPHKRPTKPSPGLITWKMINQKMHWSLIFVLGGGFAISAGSTTSGLSAMLGQSLIGLQKINVVAILLIVCVFAENVTELTANVAVANIILPVLAEMCVAIRIHPLYLMLPAAICCSFSFHLPVGTPPNAIASAAGHVKTRDFMIAGIGPSIVTLVITVVAFPTWGTYVFNLSEFPAWAT, encoded by the exons ATGGCTACCAGATCAGAAGATTTGTATCCGGAGATCGCTGAGTCCGGAGGGAAAGAGGGAGATAGAGG aaaaactgGATTCGGCAAATTATTGCTAAAGTTCCTAGCCATTTATTGGCGATCCTTCGTCGTGATAATATGGCCGTTAATTCTGATTCCGATACTGACGGTCGAGACTGAAAAG CCCCTCGCGATGAAATGTTTGTACGTCGTCACGTTGATGGCGATGTTCTGGGTGACCGAGGTCCTACCATTGCCCGTCACGGGCATGATCCCGGTGGTCCTGTACCCGCTGATGGGCATCATGTCCACCAACGAGACCTGCCTGTGTTATATGAACGACACCACAATGATGTTTCTGGGCAGTTTGGTAATCGCAGTGGTCATCGAAAACTCTGGCTTGCACATGCGAGTGGCGTTATTCATCATCAAGACCATCGGTTGTAGTCATCGAAG GTTAACGTTGGGCCTGTTCTTCGTAACAATGTTCATCTCGATGTGGATTTCGAACACTGCCGCCACAGCTATGATGATACCCATAATGGAAACGGTTCTAGTAGAACTCGAAGCG CAAGGACTGGGGAACATGTTCGTTCAAAGAGAGGGAGCGGCCGAAGAGGAGGGCACGGAAAC taaaaggCCGACGCACAGTACCATGGTGTATTATCTCGTCGCAGCCTACGCATCCAGTCTAGGTGGCATCGGTACCATTGTTGGCAGCGGTACCAATTTAACGTTGAAAGGTTTTCTGGAGAA ACGTTTTCCCGACAGCCCTGGTATAAATTTCGCTTCATGGATGTTGTACTCAGTGCCGCCCATGCTACTAATGACCTTCCTCACGTGGTTGTGGTTGCAAGTAATGTATATGGGTCTCTTCAGACCGGAAAGCAAGGATGCTCGCGCCATAGATATAGGTCAGCAGGGCGAGCGTGTCGCAGCGGCGGTCATCGAGAAGAAATACAAAGACCTCGGACCGATCACATGGCACGAATCCTCGGTGGGGATTTTATTTATCCTCGTGGTGTTCTTATGGTTCTTCAGGAGTCCCGGATTTATGCCGGGTTGGGCCGCTTATATCACGAATTT ACCTGTCAAAGATTCAACGGCGGCTTTGTTCGTGACAATATTGTACTTTATCATTCCGTCAAAACTCGACTTTTTGCACGCGTTCGACAAAGATCCACACAAACGACCTACGAAACCGTCACCCGGTCTAATAACATGGAAAATGATCAATCAGAAGATGCACTGGAGTTTGATATTCGTGCTAGGCGGCGGATTCGCTATCTCCGCAGGTAGTACCACGTCGGGTCTATCGGCGATGCTCGGTCAGTCCTTGATCGGTCTGCAGAAGATCAACGTGGTGGCGATATTACTGATCGTCTGCGTCTTCGCCGAAAATGTGACGGAATTGACAGCTAACGTAGCCGTCGCAAATATTATACTGCCAGTATTAGCGGAAATG tgtgtGGCCATCAGAATACATCCCTTGTATCTGATGCTACCGGCGGCGATCTGCTGTTCGTTCTCGTTTCATCTACCAGTAGGTACCCCACCGAACGCGATCGCCAGCGCCGCGGGTCATGTAAAGACCAGAGACTTTATGATCGCCGGTATCGGGCCCAGCATCGTCACGCTTGTCATTACCGTAGTGGCGTTCCCCACGTGGGGTACATACGTATTCAATCTGTCAGAGTTCCCCGCGTGGGCGACATAG
- the Prosbeta1 gene encoding proteasome subunit beta type-6, whose translation MAYVNNMLQPQAASISENMMPDWLTSEQSTGTSIMACEFDGGVVIGADSRGTTGAYVSNRYADKLTRVTDYIYCCRSGSAADTQAIADIVAYHLGLHQMELGTQPLVETAANVFREICYNYRDSLMAGILVAGWDKQKGGQVYSIPIGGMCVRQPISIGGSGSTYVYGYVDAQYKPKMLKDDCLKLVENTLTLAMARDGSSGGVIRTGVITEKGIERKVILGNELPRFYEG comes from the exons atGGCTTATGTGAATAATATGTTGCAGCCACAAGCGGCTAGCATTTCGGAAAATATGATGCCGGACTGGCTGACTTCGGAGCAAAGCACCGGG ACATCAATCATGGCTTGCGAATTTGATGGTGGTGTCGTAATTGGCGCCGATTCTCGGGGTACAACCGg aGCTTACGTTTCCAATCGTTACGCTGACAAATTGACACGAGTGACGGATTACATTTACTGTTGTCGTTCCGGCTCAGCGGCGGACACCCAGGCAATTGCTGACATTGTAGCTTATCATCTAGGATTGCATCA AATGGAGCTTGGAACACAACCCTTGGTGGAAACGGCCGCCAACGTGTTCCGCGAAATATGTTACAACTATCGGGACTCCTTAATGGCTGGGATCCTGGTGGCGGGATGGGATAAACAAAAAGGTGGTCAGGTCTACAGCATTCCCATAGGTGGTATGTGCGTGAGACAGCCAATCTCTATAGGTGGTTCTGGTTCGACGTACGTGTACGGATATGTAGACGCGCAATATAAACCCAAGATGTTGAAGGACGACTGTCTCAAGCTGGTGGAGAACA CGCTCACTTTAGCCATGGCTCGCGATGGGAGTAGCGGCGGTGTCATACGGACCGGAGTGATTACGGAAAAGGGAATCGAGAGGAAAGTTATATTAGGCAATGAATTACCACGCTTCTACGAAGGGTGA
- the Haspin gene encoding uncharacterized protein Haspin translates to MMLSRKRPLRTYEKKSVKKPLINSLPSPVILIRKYNPAESVDCLDDSKICNESLHDDPFETTFDRIAKGAVVPPIPWDTNQNSSWKDSSSGSDINSTNAAKSNENTAFELLTYNGLDKFDSSRSYTLKSTYKSVKITRKCKRNKSKVSKEIVSKKITVMPKDKTKEQRRQGNKKQRKKVQSKYKKSSRTCNEQTSHINSADINNLEHSHKRDISYNRNNTLNFQQIIKPCFVELDACIVQNYIMNHEKAVKAKEDVLHDVKLLSDITNTSHTKKDISKERNVILQPIQYDNIIGRFKHLSIKECFVALHNDIVKNCVSKTEKDSIGAVDINNESNIPHFTLHNLSASYNTNCTEFVSHIAKRNYGKLIKDSIVKMEKLKVEEFVKKDDMIFRERKQHIISSTPVSKHVKSYACSAFFSPININDAHPRHESSIPNVETDASNIMVPDQKNSPSVIMPLNYYIKIGDIQKHPTQSLLFSQKAQTKDFAVKTEDSSSFEDIHTLPTQKLNVDSDVAMEAPPHSLNVLSVADTGSSLFSNTTHNYSSKNKTEEYKVPKIHSTNMSTCDEIAPATDSFVDMFLEQKQVNDNTNTNTDETSNTNKGSFLSESQDVNNTALLARLQDSIRITGKRAQYPKWDFSIHQSSNISKNSSNKVSSSFEDIHTLPTQKCKVDNDVVMEVPPYSLNTLSVESNSKISKHDAVDEKICDIQSKMYNLECSINTVKNSFELLVGSAQSHHVSDANKQIEKSVFLKPGKFWARSLSILNHINDGSNLDKLSLGKGKRWRHSVKDILEMQKQGIFQSCLKKDKDDADLSCTEFDTSDIVSSFNKCKTVDSSNHARLSKRISVRVVPNNTRSIGCKIKDTSFLEVFGIKSEKSPSLELSHRKESHDNRIIKGHFTTARDVVLQRCSQSYYLSFSYCFPDSYLEYCRKIGEGVYGEVFLYEYLDKKSVIKIIPIEGGKLVNGEAQKKFNEILSEIVIAKELDNLRLNTTYKTSGFVEVRSVKCIMGKYPEKLVELWKTYDDNRSSDNDCPSMFDENQLYIALELGDGGDDLEAFVFQTAEEACALFLQIAFALAVAEKALEFEHRDLHWGNVLISRTKETYVSYNLDGKEIRVPSKGVKVSIIDFTLSRMLYQGCCIYNDLALDPALFTAHGEYQFEIYRLMREKIQNNWNKFEPYTNILWLHYTLDKMITAVRYKRKNLKVHKQAIIRLKEFKDIILNYDSAFDFVTDSSVAHL, encoded by the exons ATGATGTTAAGCCGTAAACGACCACTTCgaacttatgaaaaaaaatctgtcaAGAAGCCCTTAATAAATTCACTGCCATCTCCTGTTATAttgattagaaaatataatcctGCGGAATCTGTGGATTGCTTGGATGACAGTAAAATATGCAACGAGTCCCTGCATGATGATCCATTTGAAACGACATTTGACAGAATTGCCAAGGGAGCAgt AGTGCCTCCGATACCATGGGACACGAATCAAAACAGTTCATGGAAAGATAGCAGTAGTGGTAGCGATATTAATTCAACAAATGCTGCAAAGTCAAATGAGAATACAGCCTTTGAGCTTTTGACATACAATGGCCTAGATAAATTTGATTCGTCACGTAGCTATACACTTAAGTCAACATACAAGAGTGTTAAAATTACTCGTAAATGCAAAAGAAATAAGTCAAAAGTTTCTAAGGAAATAGTATCTAAGAAGATAACAGTAATGCCAAAAGATAAAACAAAG gAGCAGAGGAGACAAGGAAATAAGAAACAAAGGAAAAAAGTGCAATCTAAGTATAAAAAGTCTAGTCGCACGTGCAATGAACAGACATCTCATATAAATTCTgctgatataaataatttggagCACTCACACAAACgtgatatttcatataatcgtaacaatactttaaattttcagcAAATTATCAAACCATGTTTCGTTGAGTTAGATGCTTGCATTGTTCAAAACTATATAATGAATCATGAAAAAGCTGTGAAAGCTAAGGAAGATGTACTTCATGACGTAAAATTACTATCAGATATTACAAATACTTCACAtactaaaaaagatatttctaaaGAACGTAACGTAATTCTACAACCGATTCAATATGACAACATTATTGGCAGATTCAAACATTTGTCGATTAAAGAATGTTTTGTAGCACTGCACAATGATATTGTTAAGAATTGTGTATCAAAGACTGAAAAAGATTCAATTGGTGctgttgatataaataatgagtCAAACATACCACACTTCACTCTCCATAATTTGTCTGCTTCTTATAACACTAACTGCACTGAATTTGTGTCACATATTGCAAAAAGGAACTATGGAAAGCTTATAAAAGATAGCATTGTAaagatggaaaaattaaaagtagagGAGTTTGTAAAGAAAGACGATATGATATTTAGAGAAAGGAAGCAACATATAATTTCTAGCACTCCTGTCAGCAAACACGTAAAATCTTACGCCTGTTCGGCATTTTTCTCCCCTATCAACATCAACGACGCGCATCCGAGACACGAATCTTCGATTCCGAATGTGGAAACGGATGCCTCTAACATTATGGTTCCTGATCAAAAGAATTCTCCTTCAGTGATTATGCCATTAAactattatatcaaaattggAGATATACAAAAACATCCGACGCAAAGTTTGCTGTTTTCCCAGAAAGCGCAAACCAAAGATTTCGCTGTCAAGACCGAAGACTCTTCCTCCTTTGAGGACATTCATACATTGCCTACACAGAAGCTTAATGTAGATAGTGATGTAGCAATGGAAGCACCTCCGCATTCCTTGAACGTCTTGTCCGTCGCAGATACTGGTTCATCGTTGTTCAGCAATACAACACATAATTACTCGTCAAAGAATAAAACAGAGGAATATAAAGTGCCAAAGATACATTCTACGAATATGTCGACATGCGACGAAATTGCACCTGCGACGGATTCGTTCGTTGATATGTTCCTGGAACAAAAGCAAGTAAATGATAATACAAATACGAATACGGATGAAACTAGTAACACTAATAAGGGCAGCTTTCTTAGCGAAAGTCAAGATGTTAACAATACCGCGTTGCTCGCGCGATTGCAAGATTCAATCAGAATCACAGGAAAAAGAGCGCAATATCCAAAGTGGGACTTCAGCATTCATCAATCATCAAATATCTCCAAAAACTCAAGTAACAAAGTCTCCTCCTCCTTCGAGGACATTCATACATTGCCTACACAGAAGTGTAAAGTAGATAATGATGTGGTAATGGAAGTACCTCCGTATTCCTTGAATACCTTGTCTGTCGAATCGAATAGCAAGATATCCAAACACGACGCAGTCGATGAAAAAATTTGCGATATTCAGTCGAAGATGTATAATTTAGAATGTTCCATAAATACGGTAAAGAATTCTTTCGAATTATTAGTCGGTTCTGCACAGTCACATCATGTATCTGATGCaaataaacaaattgaaaagtCCGTTTTTCTAAAACCGGGCAAGTTTTGGGCTAGATCTTTGTcgatattaaatcatataaacgATGGATCTAATTTAGACAAATTGAGCCTTGGAAAGGGAAAAAGGTGGAGACATAGTGTCAAAGATATACTAGAAATGCAGAAACAAG GAATTTTCCAAAGCTgtttgaaaaaagataaagatgaCGCGGATCTATCCTGTACAGAATTTGATACATCGGATATCGTATCATCGTTCAACAAATGTAAAACGGTCGATTCATCGAACCATGCTAGACTTTCCAAGAGAATCTCAGTGCGAGTCGTGCCTAATAATACGAGGAGTATTGGATGCAAGATCAAAGACACCTCGTTTCTCGAGGTCTTTGGAATAAAGTCGGAAAAGTCTCCGAGCTTGGAGCTATCAC atcGTAAGGAATCACACGATAATCGAATTATCAAAGGGCATTTCACGACTGCAAGGGATGTCGTTTTACAAAGATGTTCGCAAagctattatttatctttctcctATTGCTTCCCAGATTC ATATTTGGAATACTGCCGCAAAATTGGCGAAGGTGTTTACGGAGAAGTCTTTCTATATGAATACCTTGATAAGAAatcagttataaaaattattcctatAGAGGGTGGAAAGTTGGTCAACGGTGAGGCGCAGAAAAAATTCAACGAGATACTGTCAGAAATTGTGATTGCGAA agAGTTGGATAATCTGAGGTTAAATACGACGTACAAGACTAGCGGATTTGTCGAAGTACGAAGTGTCAAATGTATCATGGGAAAATATCCGGAAAAACTCGTAGAGCTGTGGAAAACTTACGACGACAACAGGTCATCCGACAACGATTGTCCGTCGATGTTCGATGAGAATCAATTATACATCGCTCTCGAACTTGGTGACGGTGGAGATGATCTCGAGGCTTTCGTCTTTCAAACCGCGGAGGAGGCCTGTGCTTTGTTTTTACAA attGCATTTGCATTAGCAGTTGCTGAGAAGGCACTCGAATTTGAACACAGAGATTTGCATTGGGGTAATGTATTGATATCGAGAACGAAGGAAACGTACGTGTCTTATAATCTCGATGGAAAAGAGATCAGGGTGCCTAGTAAGGGTGTAAAG GTATCGATCATAGATTTCACTCTGTCAAGAATGTTGTATCAAGGATGCTGCATATATAATGATCTTGCATTGGATCCGGCTTTATTTACCGCACACGGCGAATATCAGTTTGAGATTTATCGTCTAATGCGCGAAAAAATTCa aaataattggaataagtTCGAAccatacacaaatattttatggtTGCATTATACTTTGGATAAGATGATCACGGCGGTGAGATACAAAAGGAAGAACTTAAAAGTACATAAACAAGCTATCATCAGATTGAAAGAATTTaaggatataattttaaactatgATAGTGCCTTCGATTTTGTAACTGATTCAAGCGTCGCACATTTGTAA